The proteins below are encoded in one region of Triticum aestivum cultivar Chinese Spring chromosome 1B, IWGSC CS RefSeq v2.1, whole genome shotgun sequence:
- the LOC123143018 gene encoding lys-63-specific deubiquitinase BRCC36: MSLTEVRIGEEVWLTCLSHALTTETEEVMGLLLGDVEPSSRGGSTAFIWGASPQMRCERKKDRVEVNPELLAAASAQAEVMTATIGKTTRVIGWYHSHPHITVLPSHVDVRTQAMFQLLDPGFVGLIFSCFSEDAQKVGKIQVIAFQSLDGTQNTQRAIVPVITNPIVNLESSWSSSENSLALIEGIEQDTGDSRASNGSKVWGRSQDMDLYSPLDINHSARLPIENAIVPFEPDNIAGPSVDQDGSDLSPSIQEALHRSTMDISGAEYKRKEVPLKVFPTRHLLKLDTTLSSYCDMQRVLFEEEQSAYNQAMLQNICDGKMHPLTSMHHTSTYNASLCKLMEYCLTPAITVLQDRVKENELRLAMLVEEHKQLEAEQSTKTGSPRRPMPGGTTSGITSPRGQDKYPSGRQGGPISPSSSSRRKAP; this comes from the exons ATGTCGCTGACGGAGGTCAGGATCGGCGAGGAGGTGTGGCTCACCTGCCTCTCCCACGCGCTCACCACCGAGACCGAGGAGGTCATGGGCCTCCTCCTCGGCGACGTCgag CCCTCCAGCAGGGGCGGCTCCACGGCGTTCATATGGGGCGCGTCGCCGCagatgaggtgcgagcggaagaagGACCGCGTCGAGGTCAACCCCGAGCTGCTCGCCGCCGCGTCGGCGCAGGCCGAG GTAATGACGGCCACCATCGGGAAGACGACCCGGGTGATCGGCTGGTACCACTCGCACCCGCATATCACTGTCCTGCCTTCCCATGTAG ATGTGCGTACCCAGGCTATGTTTCAGTTGCTAGATCCAGGCTTTGTTGGGCTGATATTTTCCTGTTTTAGTGAAGATGCTCAAAAG GTTGGGAAAATCCAAGTGATTGCCTTCCAGTCACTTGATGGGACACAGAACACACAGCGTGCTATTGTTCCTGTTATTACCAATCCAATCGTTAACCTTGAATCATCTTGGAGTTCATCCGAAAACTCATTAGCATTGATTGAGGGCATTGAACAGGACACTGGAGATTCTAGAGCTTCAAACGGAAGCAAG GTCTGGGGAAGATCTCAGGATATGGATCTGTATTCTCCTTTGGATATAAATCATTCGGCAAGACTACCAATAGAAAACGCTATTGTTCCTTTCGAACCTGATAACATTGCTGGACCCTCTGTTGATCAAGATGGTTCAGATCTGTCCCCAAGCATACAGGAGGCTTTGCACCGGTCAACCATGGACATAAG TGGTGCAGAGTATAAAAGGAAGGAGGTGCCACTTAAAGTATTCCCTACAAGGCATCTGCTAAAGCTGGACACTACGTTGAGTTCTTACTGTGATATGCAACGTGTCCTTTTTGAAGAGGAACAATCAGCATATAACCAAGCTATGCTTCAGAATATTTG tgATGGGAAGATGCACCCACTTACATCTATGCACCACACCTCCACATACAATGCTTCTCTATGCAAACTGATGGAGTACTG CTTGACCCCAGCTATAACTGTGCTTCAGGACCGTGTGAAAGAAAACGAACTTCGG TTGGCTATGCTAGTGGAGGAGCATAAACAACTGGAGGCCGAGCAGAGCACGAAAACTGGTTCTCCTCGCCGTCCGATGCCCGGAGGGACTACCAGTGGCATCACTTCGCCAAGGGGCCAGGACAAGTACCCTTCCGGCAGACAAGGGGGCCCTATAAGCCCTAGCAGCAGCAGCCGGAGGAAGGCTCCTTGA
- the LOC123143027 gene encoding MAPK kinase substrate protein At1g80180 → MAGLQRSSGTFRRSGSSGMVWDDDSHLSGEIKPVRVERSRSTGHAGYRASAGRVSPALDPPSPRVAVCGFCAFFRGGKAKKNNDGKAAKSKARTAAGSPARPKVRRASG, encoded by the coding sequence ATGGCGGGGCTGCAGCGGTCCAGCGGCACGTTCCGGCGGTCGGGGTCGTCGGGGATGGTGTGGGACGACGACAGCCACCTCTCCGGGGAGATCAAGCCCGTGCGGGTCGAGCGGAGCCGCTCCACGGGCCACGCCGGGTACAGGGCGTCCGCCGGCCGCGTCTCGCCCGCGCTCGACCCGCCCTCGCCCCGCGTCGCCGTCTGCGGCTTCTGCGCCTTCTTCCGCGGCGGCAAGGCCAAGAAGAACAACGACGGCAAGGCGGCCAAGTCCAAGGCTCGAACGGCCGCCGGTTCACCAGCAAGACCAAAGGTGAGGCGAGCCAGTGGCTGA